In the genome of Burkholderiales bacterium, one region contains:
- the thiS gene encoding sulfur carrier protein ThiS, producing MGLTINGERRQFSEPLSMRELIDRLALSGKRFAIERNGELVPRSQLESIELADGDTLEIVVAVGGG from the coding sequence ATCGGACTGACCATCAACGGCGAGCGCCGGCAGTTCTCCGAGCCCTTGTCGATGCGCGAGCTGATCGACCGATTGGCGCTGAGCGGCAAGCGCTTCGCCATCGAACGCAACGGGGAACTCGTGCCGCGCAGCCAGTTGGAGTCCATCGAGCTGGCCGACGGTGACACGCTGGAGATCGTGGTCGCAGTCGGCGGCGGATGA
- a CDS encoding thiazole synthase translates to MDQLLIAGRAYGSRLLVGTGKYRDFAQTREAIEASGAQIVTVAIRRTNIGQNPNEPNLLDVLPPSRFTILPNTAGCYNAQDAVRTLRLARELLDGHDLVKLEVLGDPHTLYPNVVETLAAAEILVREGFKVMVYTSDDPVIAKRLEEIGCVAVMPLASLIGSGMGILNPWNLEIILSNAKVPVLVDAGVGTASDAAIAMELGCDGVLMNTAIAAARDPVRMARAMKLAVEAGREAFLAGRMAKKGYTAAPSSPTHGLIAPAAPKGKAA, encoded by the coding sequence ATGGATCAATTGCTCATCGCCGGCCGTGCCTACGGCTCGCGCTTGCTGGTCGGCACCGGCAAATACCGCGACTTCGCCCAGACGCGCGAAGCCATCGAGGCGAGCGGCGCGCAGATCGTCACGGTCGCGATCCGGCGCACCAACATCGGCCAGAATCCGAACGAGCCGAATCTGCTCGATGTCCTGCCGCCCTCGCGGTTCACCATCCTGCCCAATACGGCCGGCTGCTACAACGCGCAGGACGCGGTGCGCACGCTGCGCCTTGCACGCGAGCTGCTCGACGGACATGACCTGGTAAAGCTGGAAGTGCTCGGCGATCCGCACACACTGTATCCGAACGTGGTGGAAACGCTGGCCGCCGCGGAGATCCTGGTGCGCGAAGGCTTCAAGGTCATGGTCTATACCTCGGACGATCCGGTGATCGCCAAGCGGCTGGAGGAGATCGGCTGCGTGGCGGTGATGCCGCTCGCCTCGCTGATCGGCTCCGGAATGGGCATCCTCAACCCTTGGAACCTGGAGATCATCCTGTCCAACGCCAAGGTCCCGGTGCTGGTCGACGCCGGCGTGGGCACGGCCTCGGACGCGGCCATCGCGATGGAATTGGGCTGTGACGGGGTGCTGATGAACACGGCCATCGCGGCCGCGAGAGATCCGGTGCGCATGGCCCGCGCCATGAAACTCGCGGTGGAAGCGGGTCGCGAAGCGTTTCTCGCCGGACGCATGGCGAAGAAGGGCTACACGGCTGCGCCCAGCTCTCCCACGCACGGCCTCATCGCGCCGGCCGCGCCCAAAGGCAAGGCCGCCTGA
- a CDS encoding mandelate racemase/muconate lactonizing enzyme family protein yields MRVEAIDFFYLSMPEVLDIGDGSQDALLVRVSAGGWVGYGECEAAPLPSIASLVCPMSHSACKPVADSVLGAPIDDPEDIRRIGNAVRANSLDLLQADHTLSGIDMALWDLLGKRLSEPVWRLLGWARPFPKTPYFSVLFGHTPEETLAKARAARGKGFRAAKFGWGPFGRDSVAQDTAQLAAAREGLGEDGVLLVDAGTVWNADLDAARRRLPALLRVGAAWLEEPFVSGALEEYRQLSAESGPVGLAGGEGCHNFFMARHMIDYAGLRYVQIDAGRVGGISVAKQVADYALARGVTYVNHTFTSHLALSASLQPYAGIAHHEICEYPAEPKPLALAITRNHLLPDADGLIRLPEAPGLGMEIDTAAAAAYLVDTEIRVAGRMLYRTPRLD; encoded by the coding sequence ATGCGGGTCGAAGCGATCGACTTCTTCTACCTGTCGATGCCGGAGGTGCTCGACATCGGCGATGGCAGCCAGGATGCGTTGCTGGTTCGAGTCAGCGCAGGGGGCTGGGTGGGCTACGGCGAGTGCGAGGCGGCGCCGCTGCCCTCGATCGCGAGCCTGGTATGCCCGATGTCGCACAGCGCCTGCAAACCTGTGGCTGACTCCGTGCTGGGGGCGCCGATCGACGATCCGGAGGACATTCGCCGCATCGGCAATGCGGTGCGTGCCAACAGCCTGGATCTGCTGCAAGCCGATCACACCTTGTCCGGCATCGACATGGCTTTGTGGGATCTGCTGGGCAAGCGCCTGTCCGAACCGGTGTGGCGGCTGCTCGGCTGGGCGCGCCCCTTTCCGAAGACGCCGTATTTTTCGGTGCTATTCGGCCACACGCCGGAAGAAACGCTGGCCAAGGCGCGTGCCGCACGCGGCAAAGGATTTCGTGCCGCCAAGTTCGGGTGGGGGCCGTTCGGGCGCGATTCGGTGGCGCAGGACACGGCGCAACTGGCGGCGGCGCGCGAGGGCCTGGGCGAGGACGGCGTGCTGCTGGTGGATGCCGGCACGGTGTGGAACGCCGATCTGGACGCCGCGCGTCGGCGGCTGCCGGCGCTGCTCCGCGTGGGAGCCGCCTGGCTCGAAGAACCGTTCGTGTCGGGCGCGCTGGAGGAGTACCGGCAGTTGTCGGCGGAGAGTGGACCGGTGGGGCTCGCGGGCGGCGAAGGCTGCCACAACTTCTTCATGGCCCGGCACATGATCGACTACGCCGGACTGCGCTACGTGCAGATCGACGCCGGTCGCGTCGGCGGCATCAGTGTGGCCAAGCAGGTCGCCGACTATGCGCTCGCCAGGGGCGTGACCTACGTCAACCACACCTTTACGTCGCATCTGGCGCTGTCGGCCTCCCTGCAGCCCTACGCCGGCATCGCTCATCACGAAATCTGCGAGTACCCGGCCGAGCCCAAACCGCTCGCCTTGGCGATCACGCGCAACCATCTGCTGCCGGACGCCGACGGGCTGATCCGTCTGCCGGAGGCGCCCGGCCTGGGAATGGAGATCGACACGGCGGCCGCCGCCGCCTATCTCGTGGACACGGAGATCCGCGTTGCGGGCCGGATGCTGTATCGCACTCCGCGCCTGGATTGA
- the hemW gene encoding radical SAM family heme chaperone HemW, protein MSTVPVLPYGARPGPQLAVLPPLGLYVHVPWCVRKCPYCDFNSHELRPPTRPEALPAEPGGQFNARPVAAHGRPLHAARKEVAELDPALELRYIRALTADLEHALPSIRGRTLHSIFLGGGTPSLLSVRAVEQLLSAIRARLRVDSEAEVTLEANPGTVEAAKFAGFRAAGVNRLSLGIQSFDRRHLATLGRIHDEQQARRAIEIALRHFDNINLDLMYALPGQSLDEALADARAALASRPAHLSFYHLTIEPNTCFHRYRPQLPDEDVAADMQEAIEQLAAEYGYRHYETSAFARPGREARHNLNYWTFGDYVGIGAGAHGKISSADRIVRETRWKHPREYMERVLAGQPLQSSEEVSVQALPFEFMMNALRLIDGVPTRLFVERTGLPLTEVLPALEEAQRRGLIESDALRLRPTARGQRFLNELLQLFLR, encoded by the coding sequence ATGTCAACGGTTCCCGTACTCCCCTACGGCGCGCGCCCGGGACCGCAACTCGCGGTTCTGCCACCGTTGGGGCTGTACGTGCACGTGCCGTGGTGCGTGCGCAAGTGTCCCTATTGCGACTTCAATTCCCACGAGCTGCGGCCGCCTACCCGCCCCGAGGCGCTGCCCGCCGAACCCGGGGGGCAATTCAATGCACGCCCAGTAGCGGCTCACGGCCGTCCTCTTCACGCAGCCAGGAAAGAAGTGGCCGAACTCGATCCTGCGCTCGAGCTACGATACATTCGCGCGCTGACTGCCGACCTGGAGCACGCGCTGCCGTCGATCCGGGGCCGGACACTGCATTCGATCTTCCTCGGCGGGGGCACGCCTTCACTGTTATCGGTGCGCGCCGTGGAGCAGCTTCTCAGCGCAATCCGGGCCCGGCTGCGCGTGGATTCCGAAGCGGAGGTTACGCTGGAGGCCAATCCCGGAACGGTCGAAGCGGCCAAGTTCGCCGGCTTTCGCGCGGCCGGGGTGAACCGCTTGTCGCTCGGCATTCAGAGTTTCGATCGCCGCCACCTGGCGACTCTGGGCAGGATTCACGACGAGCAACAGGCCCGGCGCGCGATCGAGATCGCTTTGCGCCATTTCGACAACATCAATCTCGACCTGATGTATGCGCTGCCCGGGCAGAGCCTCGACGAAGCGCTGGCCGACGCGCGCGCTGCGCTGGCCAGCCGTCCGGCGCATCTGTCTTTCTACCACCTCACGATCGAGCCCAACACCTGTTTTCATCGCTATCGGCCACAGCTTCCCGACGAGGACGTGGCGGCCGACATGCAGGAGGCGATCGAGCAGCTTGCCGCCGAGTACGGCTATCGCCACTACGAGACTTCGGCTTTCGCCCGGCCGGGTCGCGAGGCCCGCCACAACCTCAATTACTGGACCTTCGGCGACTACGTGGGGATCGGCGCGGGTGCGCACGGCAAGATTTCGTCCGCCGACCGGATCGTGCGCGAGACGCGGTGGAAGCACCCGCGCGAGTACATGGAGCGTGTGCTCGCGGGCCAGCCGTTGCAGAGTTCGGAGGAAGTCTCGGTGCAGGCGCTGCCGTTCGAGTTCATGATGAACGCCCTGCGCCTGATCGACGGCGTGCCGACCCGGCTCTTTGTGGAGCGGACCGGCCTGCCGCTGACCGAGGTGCTCCCTGCGCTGGAAGAAGCGCAGCGTCGGGGCCTGATCGAAAGCGATGCTCTGCGGCTGCGGCCCACGGCGCGCGGTCAGCGCTTTCTGAACGAGTTGCTGCAGCTTTTTCTTCGATAG
- a CDS encoding DUF4136 domain-containing protein, which yields MSRSALRICLCLIALPLAGCAAKSLQPTTMALKYQSTEDPSATPLVQPCAALSALKIEDARRGGEPGKRWLERQPAMEQPISLSGDPLPWFRQAVDLHLRRAGLLTNAAGKPAGHMRLEQISMSEQVYLRASYNGRVTLSLDLISAASGRTCWSARVTGFAENRGYPGSTENYNETLNQALDKALIQLLGSAELSANLCGKC from the coding sequence ATGTCTCGTTCTGCCTTGCGGATCTGCCTGTGCCTGATCGCTCTCCCGCTTGCGGGCTGCGCTGCGAAGAGCCTGCAACCGACCACGATGGCGCTCAAGTACCAGTCGACCGAAGACCCGTCTGCCACGCCGCTGGTGCAGCCCTGTGCGGCGCTCTCGGCGCTCAAGATCGAGGACGCGCGCCGCGGCGGAGAACCGGGCAAGCGCTGGCTGGAGCGGCAACCGGCGATGGAGCAACCGATCTCCCTGTCCGGCGATCCGCTGCCGTGGTTCCGGCAGGCCGTGGATCTGCACCTGCGGCGCGCCGGGCTGCTCACCAACGCTGCGGGCAAACCCGCCGGCCACATGCGACTGGAACAGATCTCCATGTCGGAGCAGGTGTACCTGCGGGCCTCTTACAACGGGCGGGTCACGCTTTCGCTGGACCTGATCTCGGCGGCCAGCGGTCGGACATGCTGGAGCGCGCGCGTCACCGGCTTCGCCGAGAATCGCGGCTATCCGGGCAGCACCGAAAACTACAACGAAACGCTCAATCAGGCGCTCGACAAGGCCCTGATTCAGCTCTTGGGCTCTGCCGAGCTGTCGGCCAACCTGTGCGGCAAGTGCTGA
- the rdgB gene encoding RdgB/HAM1 family non-canonical purine NTP pyrophosphatase, whose product MIKKLVVASGNAGKLREIAEILAPLEIELVVQAAFNVREADEPHETFIENALAKARHAALITGLPALADDSGVCVEALGGAPGVLSARFAGEPRSDERNNQRLLAMLENEDDRRAYYYCVVVLMRHARDPRPLIGEGEWHGEILRAPRGAGGFGYDPLFLDPASGLSAAELSPERKNRVSHRGKALAALAAALRARG is encoded by the coding sequence ATGATCAAGAAACTTGTGGTCGCCAGCGGCAATGCGGGGAAGTTGCGCGAAATTGCCGAGATCCTCGCGCCGCTGGAGATCGAACTTGTCGTGCAGGCGGCATTCAACGTGCGCGAAGCCGATGAACCGCATGAGACATTCATCGAGAACGCGCTCGCCAAGGCCCGCCACGCGGCGTTGATTACGGGACTGCCTGCGCTGGCCGACGATTCCGGCGTCTGCGTGGAGGCGCTCGGCGGGGCGCCCGGCGTGCTATCGGCGCGCTTCGCCGGGGAGCCTAGATCCGATGAGCGCAACAACCAGCGCCTGCTGGCGATGCTGGAGAACGAGGACGACCGCCGCGCGTACTACTATTGCGTCGTCGTGCTGATGCGCCACGCCCGGGATCCTCGCCCGCTGATCGGCGAGGGTGAATGGCACGGCGAGATCCTGCGCGCGCCCCGTGGGGCCGGCGGTTTCGGCTATGACCCCCTGTTTCTCGACCCCGCCTCAGGCCTGAGCGCAGCCGAGCTTTCCCCGGAGCGCAAGAATCGAGTCAGTCACCGCGGCAAGGCCTTGGCGGCGCTTGCCGCCGCGCTGCGGGCACGGGGATGA
- the rph gene encoding ribonuclease PH produces the protein MRPSGREPDQLREVSIQRRYTRYPEGSVLIHFGDTQVLCTASVEDKVPPFLKGLGRGWLTAEYGMLPRATVTRTEREAARGRQSGRTMEIQRLIGRSLRAVTDLGALGERTIQIDCDVIQADGGTRTAAITGAFVALHDAARTLWERRVIAQFPVRDFVAAVSVGLYQGAPVLDLDYAEDSACSTDMNVVMTGDGGIVEVQGTAEGEAFSRAQLDAMLVLAQQGIARLIAAQRAALGV, from the coding sequence ATGCGACCGAGCGGGCGCGAGCCGGACCAACTGCGCGAGGTGTCGATCCAGCGCCGCTACACGCGGTATCCGGAAGGATCTGTGCTGATTCATTTCGGCGATACGCAGGTGCTGTGCACGGCGAGCGTGGAGGACAAGGTGCCCCCGTTCCTGAAGGGGCTGGGGCGTGGGTGGCTCACCGCGGAGTACGGCATGCTGCCGCGGGCGACCGTCACGCGCACGGAGCGCGAGGCCGCCCGGGGCAGGCAGTCCGGTCGCACGATGGAAATTCAGCGGCTGATCGGACGCAGCCTGCGCGCAGTGACCGACCTCGGCGCCCTGGGCGAGCGCACGATCCAGATCGATTGCGACGTGATTCAGGCCGACGGCGGCACGCGCACCGCCGCGATCACCGGCGCGTTCGTGGCCTTGCACGATGCGGCACGCACGCTGTGGGAGCGACGGGTGATCGCGCAATTTCCCGTCCGGGATTTCGTGGCCGCCGTGTCGGTAGGGCTTTACCAGGGCGCTCCGGTACTGGACCTGGACTATGCGGAGGATTCGGCCTGCAGCACGGACATGAATGTGGTCATGACGGGCGACGGCGGTATCGTGGAGGTGCAGGGCACGGCGGAAGGCGAGGCTTTCAGCCGCGCCCAACTCGACGCCATGCTCGTGCTCGCGCAGCAAGGCATCGCTCGGCTCATCGCCGCGCAGCGCGCGGCATTGGGCGTGTGA
- a CDS encoding YicC/YloC family endoribonuclease: protein MILSMTGYAAVTGELPGGSLNLELRSVNHRYLDLQFRIPDDLRMIEAALRERLTARISRGKVECRIGFNRSPAGPSLPQLNEELLLQLGQLDEKVRSALPAAAPLGVNDVLRWPGVLGNDTLAIDELQQRCLQMLDRALEDFTAARAREGEKLKAVLLERIERMQALLRAIAPRVPQIIATYQEKLSARLKEAMLDPESERLRQELAMFAAKIDIDEEMDRLLAHLAELRRILDRGGAVGKRLDFLMQELNREANTLGSKSVDLEVTQSAMELKVLIEQMREQIQNIE from the coding sequence ATGATTCTGAGCATGACCGGTTATGCGGCGGTGACCGGTGAGCTGCCGGGCGGCAGCCTGAATCTGGAGCTGCGCTCGGTCAATCATCGCTATCTCGACCTGCAATTCCGGATTCCCGACGACCTGCGCATGATCGAAGCCGCGCTGCGTGAGCGTCTGACCGCGCGCATCTCGCGCGGCAAGGTGGAATGCCGGATCGGCTTCAACCGCTCGCCCGCGGGCCCCTCGCTCCCGCAGCTCAACGAGGAGCTGCTGCTGCAGCTCGGCCAGCTCGACGAAAAGGTGCGCAGCGCGCTGCCCGCCGCGGCACCGCTCGGCGTCAACGATGTACTGCGCTGGCCAGGCGTGCTGGGCAACGACACGCTGGCGATCGACGAACTGCAGCAACGCTGTCTGCAGATGCTCGATCGCGCCCTGGAGGATTTCACTGCGGCGCGGGCCAGGGAAGGCGAGAAACTGAAGGCGGTCCTGCTGGAGCGCATCGAGCGCATGCAGGCTCTCCTGCGCGCCATTGCGCCGCGCGTCCCCCAGATCATCGCGACCTATCAGGAGAAGCTGTCCGCCCGGCTCAAGGAGGCAATGCTCGACCCGGAAAGCGAACGCCTCAGGCAGGAGCTGGCCATGTTCGCGGCGAAGATCGACATCGACGAAGAGATGGATCGGCTCCTGGCGCACCTGGCCGAGTTGCGCCGCATTCTGGACAGGGGCGGGGCGGTCGGCAAGCGGCTCGATTTCCTCATGCAGGAACTGAACCGCGAGGCCAATACTCTGGGGTCGAAGTCGGTGGACCTGGAAGTCACGCAGAGCGCGATGGAGCTGAAGGTCCTCATCGAGCAGATGCGCGAGCAGATTCAGAACATCGAGTGA
- the gmk gene encoding guanylate kinase has product MNGNVFIVCAPSGAGKTTLVNALLQSDPRVHLSVSYTTRAPRPGEIEGRHYHFVTRREFERMLEAGEFLESAEVHGNLYGTSQRWIREQRNAGHDVLLEIDWQGAQQVRRLIPDAIGIFILPPSAEVLRARLVNRGADSPEVIERRLAAAREEISHVGEFDYVIINNDFDEALEDLASVVRASRLRAGAQLSRHIELVNRLLK; this is encoded by the coding sequence ATGAACGGCAACGTGTTCATCGTGTGTGCGCCGTCCGGCGCCGGCAAGACCACGCTGGTCAATGCTCTGCTCCAGAGCGATCCGCGCGTGCATCTGTCCGTGTCCTACACGACGCGAGCGCCACGCCCTGGCGAGATCGAGGGCCGGCATTATCATTTCGTCACGCGCCGGGAGTTCGAGAGAATGCTGGAGGCGGGTGAGTTCCTGGAGAGCGCGGAAGTCCACGGCAATCTGTATGGCACCTCCCAGCGCTGGATCCGGGAGCAGCGCAACGCGGGCCACGACGTTCTGCTGGAGATCGACTGGCAGGGCGCACAGCAGGTGCGCCGGCTCATCCCCGACGCGATCGGCATCTTCATCCTGCCGCCGTCGGCCGAGGTGTTGAGAGCCAGACTCGTCAATCGCGGCGCCGACAGTCCCGAGGTCATCGAGCGGCGGCTCGCCGCGGCCAGAGAGGAGATCTCGCACGTCGGAGAATTCGACTATGTTATTATCAACAACGACTTCGACGAGGCGCTGGAAGATCTGGCGAGTGTGGTGCGGGCGTCGCGACTGCGCGCCGGCGCGCAATTGTCCCGCCACATAGAGCTCGTCAACCGTCTTCTGAAGTGA
- the rpoZ gene encoding DNA-directed RNA polymerase subunit omega: protein MARITVDDCLKSIPNRFELTLAATYRARQIAMGAAPLLEANKDKPTVIALREIAAGKVGKEVLKAKT, encoded by the coding sequence ATGGCACGAATCACCGTCGACGACTGTCTGAAGAGCATACCGAACCGCTTCGAACTGACGCTGGCCGCGACCTATCGCGCGCGCCAGATCGCGATGGGTGCCGCGCCGCTGTTGGAAGCCAACAAGGACAAGCCCACCGTGATCGCCCTGCGCGAGATCGCGGCCGGCAAAGTCGGCAAGGAAGTGCTTAAGGCCAAGACCTGA
- a CDS encoding bifunctional (p)ppGpp synthetase/guanosine-3',5'-bis(diphosphate) 3'-pyrophosphohydrolase gives MTPPPAAQTAVSPPPKSADALFVDAASYLKPEDVAQLKSAYLFSEQAHRGQFRMTGDPYISHPVAVAHILAQWHLDGQALTAALLHDVMEDTAVTKNEISEKFGRMVAELVDGVSKLDKIEFESQEQQQAENFRKMLLAMARDVRVILIKLADRLHNMRTLDAMHPQKRARIARETLEIYAPIANRLGLNNLYQELQEQAFRHLYPNRHAVLSKALARARGNRREVVDKILDSIRQKLAESGIEALVSGREKNIYSIYKKMLEKNLSFAEVYDIYGFRVIVKDVASCYVALGALHQLYKPIPGKFKDYIAIPKANGYQSLHTTLFGPFGTPLEVQIRTLEMHKIAEAGVASHWLYKESGASLSDLQTKTHQWLQSLLELQSESGNSAEFLEHLKVDLFPDEVYVFTPKGKIMALPHGATCVDFAYAVHTDIGNRCVAAKVNHELVPLRTELRNGDRVEIITAAHAKPNPSWLNFVVTGKARSHIRHFLKTMQYEESVQLGERLLHQALVALRSGPDEITDANWERLLRETGNKSRQEVLADIGLGKQLAIVVARKLLSIGEQKEGREELPGTLVIRGSEGMALQFAKCCHPIPGDPIIGFLRKGHGLVIHTHDCPVARKTRGDPEKWMDVEWAPDTRKLFAVSIKLVVANQRGVLAKVAAEIAETGSNIDNVSLQPGDSSAYSIIDFTLQVSNRLHLARIMRSLRRIPEVIRITRLKG, from the coding sequence ATGACCCCTCCGCCGGCGGCCCAGACCGCCGTTTCCCCGCCCCCCAAGTCCGCGGATGCACTGTTCGTGGACGCAGCCAGCTACCTCAAGCCGGAAGACGTCGCGCAACTGAAAAGCGCCTATCTGTTCAGCGAGCAGGCGCACCGCGGGCAGTTTCGCATGACCGGCGATCCGTACATTTCGCACCCGGTCGCGGTCGCCCATATCCTCGCGCAATGGCACCTCGACGGGCAGGCGCTCACCGCGGCCCTGCTGCACGATGTGATGGAAGACACCGCCGTCACCAAGAACGAAATCAGCGAGAAGTTCGGCAGGATGGTCGCCGAACTGGTCGACGGAGTCTCCAAGCTCGACAAGATCGAATTCGAATCGCAGGAACAGCAGCAGGCTGAGAACTTCCGCAAGATGCTGCTGGCGATGGCACGCGACGTGCGCGTGATCCTCATCAAGCTGGCCGACCGACTGCACAACATGCGCACGCTGGATGCGATGCATCCGCAGAAGCGCGCCCGCATCGCGCGCGAGACCCTGGAAATCTACGCCCCGATCGCCAACCGTCTGGGGCTGAACAATCTCTACCAGGAGCTGCAGGAGCAGGCATTCCGGCATCTGTATCCGAACCGCCACGCCGTGCTGTCCAAGGCGCTCGCCCGCGCGCGCGGCAACCGCCGCGAGGTGGTGGACAAGATCCTCGATTCCATCCGGCAGAAGCTCGCGGAAAGCGGCATCGAGGCGCTGGTCTCCGGGCGCGAGAAGAACATCTACAGCATCTACAAGAAGATGCTGGAGAAGAATCTGTCGTTCGCGGAGGTCTACGACATCTACGGCTTTCGCGTGATCGTCAAGGACGTCGCCTCGTGCTACGTGGCGCTCGGCGCATTGCACCAGCTCTACAAGCCGATCCCCGGAAAATTCAAGGATTACATCGCGATTCCGAAAGCCAACGGCTACCAGTCGCTGCACACGACCTTGTTCGGCCCCTTCGGCACTCCGCTGGAGGTCCAGATCCGCACGCTTGAAATGCACAAGATCGCGGAGGCGGGGGTGGCGTCGCATTGGCTGTACAAGGAAAGCGGCGCCTCGCTCTCGGATCTGCAGACCAAGACCCATCAGTGGCTGCAAAGCCTGCTGGAGCTGCAGTCCGAGTCCGGCAACTCCGCGGAGTTTCTCGAGCACCTGAAAGTCGACCTGTTCCCGGACGAGGTCTACGTCTTCACGCCCAAGGGCAAGATCATGGCGTTGCCGCACGGCGCGACCTGCGTGGATTTCGCCTACGCCGTGCACACCGATATCGGCAATCGCTGTGTGGCGGCAAAGGTCAACCACGAGCTGGTGCCACTGCGCACCGAGTTGAGAAACGGCGACCGGGTGGAGATCATCACCGCCGCCCATGCCAAGCCGAACCCCTCCTGGCTGAACTTCGTGGTCACGGGCAAGGCGCGTTCGCATATCCGCCACTTCCTGAAGACCATGCAGTACGAGGAGTCGGTGCAGCTCGGCGAACGGCTGCTCCATCAGGCCCTGGTTGCACTCAGGTCCGGCCCCGACGAAATCACCGACGCCAACTGGGAAAGGCTGCTCAGGGAAACGGGAAACAAGTCGCGGCAGGAAGTGCTGGCCGATATCGGGCTGGGCAAGCAACTCGCGATCGTCGTGGCGCGCAAGCTGCTGTCGATCGGGGAGCAGAAGGAAGGCAGGGAAGAATTGCCGGGCACGCTGGTAATCCGCGGCTCGGAAGGCATGGCGTTACAGTTCGCCAAATGTTGCCATCCCATTCCCGGCGATCCGATCATCGGTTTCCTGCGCAAGGGCCATGGACTGGTCATTCATACTCACGATTGCCCGGTGGCGCGCAAGACCCGCGGCGACCCCGAAAAGTGGATGGACGTGGAATGGGCGCCGGACACGCGAAAGCTCTTCGCGGTCAGCATCAAGCTCGTGGTGGCCAACCAGCGCGGAGTGCTGGCCAAGGTCGCGGCGGAAATCGCCGAGACCGGGTCCAACATCGACAACGTGAGTCTGCAGCCGGGCGATTCCTCGGCCTACAGCATCATCGATTTCACGCTGCAGGTCAGCAACCGCCTGCACCTCGCTCGAATCATGCGCAGCCTGCGGCGGATTCCGGAAGTCATCCGCATTACGCGACTGAAGGGTTGA